Proteins encoded within one genomic window of Litorilinea aerophila:
- a CDS encoding alpha-galactosidase: MPVHQANNLWILETQQTAYAFGLTPGGLLVHSYWGVRLRDLGDYPRPQDVAPYASWSGPAHLSAEEYPAYAGVKYTEPCLKATFSDGVRDTVLSYQGGQVVPDRLDTLRIVLQDVYYPLQVALYYRVHPAHDLIERWAEVTNGGQSPVTLERVWSALWHLPWGGGYRLSHLWGRWFEEWQLCREPLQPGVKVKESRRLTTSHSANPWFALDRGAADEGQGEVWFGVLAWSGNWKMAAEVTETGATRLGIGINDWDFAWRLNPGETFTTPPSLAGYTTGGFGAASRRLHDYVRDHLPHGKRLHPVLYNSWEAVFFDVDEASQVAVAERAAQMGVELFVMDDGWFHRRDRDHAGLGDWWPDQQKFPRGLQPLIQRVNDLGMDFGLWIEPEMVNPDSELYRAHPDWVIHFPTRQRTEMRNQLILNMARPDVQEYLLEKLDALLRNHNIAFIKWDMNRNVSEPGWADAPGDPRELWVRYVQGVYRLWETLAQRHPHVLWQSCSGGGGRVDFGLLRVADQFWVSDNTEATARLGIQEGFSQFMPAITMEAQVTHMGDPLMPLPFRFHVSMMGTLGISANLLAWSPEELRLGAEMIALYKEIRPVVQLGDQYRLLPAQGHPFTATQYMSKDRAEGVLFAFRTHMPEPARIPPIYLRGLDPTADYVVDGFEGARSGLAWMNIGLTVNLKNGESTLRRIRRVG, from the coding sequence ATGCCTGTTCATCAAGCCAACAACCTGTGGATTCTGGAGACCCAACAGACGGCCTATGCCTTCGGCCTCACGCCGGGCGGCCTGCTGGTGCACAGCTACTGGGGCGTTCGGCTGCGGGACCTGGGCGACTATCCCCGGCCCCAGGACGTGGCCCCCTACGCTTCCTGGAGCGGGCCGGCCCACCTGTCTGCGGAAGAGTACCCGGCCTACGCCGGCGTCAAATACACCGAGCCCTGCCTGAAGGCCACCTTCAGCGACGGCGTCCGGGACACGGTGCTGTCGTACCAGGGCGGCCAGGTGGTGCCAGACCGGCTGGACACCCTGCGCATCGTCCTTCAGGACGTCTACTATCCCCTTCAAGTGGCCCTCTACTACCGGGTTCACCCGGCCCACGATCTCATCGAACGCTGGGCGGAAGTGACCAACGGCGGCCAGTCGCCCGTCACCCTGGAGCGGGTCTGGTCCGCCCTGTGGCATCTGCCCTGGGGTGGCGGCTATCGGCTGTCGCACCTGTGGGGGCGGTGGTTTGAGGAGTGGCAACTCTGCCGGGAGCCGCTCCAGCCCGGGGTCAAGGTCAAAGAAAGCCGGCGGCTGACCACCAGCCACAGCGCCAACCCCTGGTTCGCCCTGGATCGGGGTGCCGCCGACGAAGGCCAGGGAGAAGTCTGGTTTGGGGTCCTGGCCTGGAGCGGCAACTGGAAGATGGCCGCGGAGGTGACGGAGACCGGCGCCACCCGGCTGGGCATCGGCATCAACGACTGGGACTTTGCCTGGCGCCTGAACCCCGGCGAGACCTTCACCACGCCGCCCAGCCTGGCCGGCTATACCACGGGCGGCTTCGGCGCCGCCTCCCGCCGCCTCCACGACTACGTGCGGGACCACCTGCCCCACGGCAAGCGGCTTCATCCGGTGCTCTACAACTCGTGGGAGGCGGTTTTCTTCGACGTGGACGAGGCCAGCCAGGTGGCCGTGGCCGAGCGGGCTGCCCAGATGGGCGTGGAGCTGTTCGTCATGGACGATGGCTGGTTTCATCGCCGGGACAGGGACCATGCCGGCCTGGGCGACTGGTGGCCGGACCAGCAGAAATTTCCCCGGGGCCTTCAGCCCCTGATCCAGCGGGTCAACGATTTGGGTATGGACTTTGGCCTCTGGATTGAGCCCGAGATGGTCAACCCCGACAGCGAGCTCTACCGGGCGCACCCGGATTGGGTCATCCATTTCCCCACCCGCCAGCGGACGGAGATGCGCAATCAGCTCATCCTCAACATGGCCCGACCGGACGTCCAGGAGTATTTGCTGGAGAAGCTGGACGCTCTGCTGCGGAACCACAACATCGCCTTCATCAAGTGGGATATGAACCGGAACGTGAGCGAGCCCGGCTGGGCCGACGCGCCCGGCGACCCCCGTGAACTGTGGGTGCGCTACGTCCAGGGGGTCTATCGGCTGTGGGAGACCCTGGCCCAGCGCCATCCCCACGTGCTCTGGCAGAGCTGTTCCGGGGGCGGTGGCCGGGTGGACTTTGGCCTCCTGCGGGTGGCCGATCAATTTTGGGTGAGCGACAACACCGAGGCGACGGCTCGTCTGGGAATTCAGGAGGGTTTTTCCCAGTTCATGCCCGCCATCACCATGGAGGCCCAGGTGACCCACATGGGCGATCCCCTCATGCCCCTGCCCTTTCGGTTCCACGTCAGCATGATGGGCACGTTGGGCATCAGCGCCAACCTGCTGGCCTGGAGCCCCGAGGAGCTTCGCCTGGGCGCAGAGATGATCGCCCTCTACAAGGAGATCCGGCCGGTGGTGCAACTGGGCGACCAATACCGCCTGTTGCCGGCTCAGGGGCACCCCTTCACCGCCACCCAGTACATGAGCAAAGATCGGGCTGAAGGCGTCCTCTTTGCCTTCCGCACCCACATGCCGGAGCCGGCCCGCATCCCGCCCATTTACCTGCGTGGGCTGGATCCGACGGCAGATTACGTGGTGGACGGGTTTGAAGGGGCCCGCTCCGGCCTGGCCTGGATGAATATTGGGCTTACTGTGAACCTGAAGAACGGCGAGAGTACCCTGCGGCGCATCCGGCGGGTGGGATGA
- a CDS encoding aldo/keto reductase, producing MSELCFGTMSFGATADEAESKRMFQRCLDAGINFFDCANVYAGGRSEEILGDLIQGIRDELVITSKVFGRVGKDVNAGGLSRRHITRAVEDSLRRLKTDRLDLYFVHQFDRNTPIEEVVRALDDLVQAGKIVYPAVSNWAAWQIMKALGISYREGLARFECIQPMYNLVKRQVEVEILPLAQEEQLGVIPYSPLGGGLLTGKYTTKERPAQGRLVENDMYMKRYGVDFYYEVAEKFSEHARARGVHPATLAVAWVLHHPAVTAPIIGARNVEQLEASLAAVEVEMTDEWWQEISNLSYTPPPATDRLEEQRR from the coding sequence GTGTCGGAACTCTGCTTTGGGACCATGTCCTTCGGTGCCACCGCCGACGAGGCAGAGTCGAAGCGGATGTTCCAGCGCTGTCTGGACGCGGGAATCAATTTTTTTGATTGCGCCAACGTCTACGCCGGCGGCCGCTCGGAGGAGATCCTGGGCGATCTGATCCAGGGGATCCGGGATGAACTGGTGATCACCTCCAAAGTCTTCGGCCGGGTGGGCAAGGATGTAAACGCCGGTGGCCTCTCCCGCCGCCACATCACCCGGGCCGTGGAAGATTCCCTGCGCCGCCTCAAGACCGACCGGCTGGACCTCTACTTCGTCCACCAGTTCGACCGCAACACCCCCATCGAGGAGGTGGTCCGGGCCCTGGATGACCTGGTCCAGGCCGGCAAGATCGTCTACCCGGCGGTGAGCAACTGGGCCGCCTGGCAGATCATGAAGGCCCTGGGCATCTCCTACCGGGAAGGGCTGGCCCGCTTTGAGTGCATCCAGCCCATGTACAACCTGGTGAAGCGGCAGGTGGAGGTGGAGATCCTGCCCCTGGCCCAGGAAGAGCAGCTGGGGGTGATCCCCTACAGCCCCCTGGGCGGCGGCCTGCTCACCGGCAAGTACACTACCAAAGAGCGCCCGGCCCAGGGACGCCTGGTGGAAAACGACATGTACATGAAGCGCTACGGCGTGGATTTCTACTACGAAGTGGCGGAGAAGTTCAGCGAGCACGCGCGGGCTCGGGGCGTTCACCCGGCTACCCTGGCCGTGGCCTGGGTCCTCCACCACCCGGCGGTGACCGCGCCCATCATCGGCGCCCGCAACGTGGAGCAGTTGGAAGCCTCCCTGGCCGCAGTGGAGGTGGAGATGACCGACGAATGGTGGCAGGAGATTTCGAACCTCTCCTACACGCCGCCCCCTGCCACCGACCGGTTGGAGGAACAGCGGCGGTAG
- a CDS encoding 4-carboxy-4-hydroxy-2-oxoadipate aldolase/oxaloacetate decarboxylase yields the protein MQPFIQEIPRASAALIAGFAEQETATVYEANDKQGAMIHTIRPLYPGIKLCGSALTVRCQAADNLTLHAAIALAQPGDVIVADVGEALEAGHWGEITTIAAQQRGIAGLVINGGVRDVAAIRHRGFPIFSASVSMKATVKASPGQINHPIICGGVLVHPGDIVLGDDDGVVVVPRERAEAVLADARERTAREAAIMERLQAGELTVDVLGFRSILQDHGIHLP from the coding sequence ATGCAACCGTTCATCCAGGAGATTCCCCGAGCATCGGCGGCGCTGATTGCCGGCTTCGCCGAGCAAGAGACGGCTACAGTCTACGAGGCCAATGACAAGCAGGGGGCCATGATCCATACCATCCGGCCCCTCTATCCCGGCATCAAGCTCTGCGGCAGCGCCCTCACGGTGCGCTGCCAGGCGGCCGACAACCTCACCCTCCACGCGGCCATCGCCCTGGCCCAACCGGGCGACGTGATCGTGGCGGATGTGGGCGAGGCCCTGGAGGCCGGCCACTGGGGCGAGATCACCACGATAGCGGCCCAACAACGGGGCATCGCCGGCCTGGTCATCAACGGCGGCGTGCGGGACGTGGCCGCTATCCGGCATCGCGGCTTTCCCATCTTTTCGGCCAGTGTATCCATGAAGGCCACGGTCAAGGCCTCGCCCGGCCAGATCAACCATCCCATCATCTGTGGCGGCGTCCTGGTCCACCCCGGCGATATTGTGTTGGGCGATGACGACGGCGTGGTGGTGGTTCCTCGAGAACGGGCCGAAGCCGTCCTGGCGGACGCACGGGAGCGTACGGCCAGAGAGGCCGCCATCATGGAGCGCCTGCAGGCCGGGGAACTGACGGTGGACGTGCTGGGGTTCCGATCGATCTTACAAGACCACGGAATCCATCTGCCGTAG
- the rpiB gene encoding ribose 5-phosphate isomerase B: MKLAVGGDHAGFPLKGPVIEKLKAWGHEVTDHGTHSPEPVDFPDIARKVCQQIRSGQAERGILVCGTGVGAAIAGNKYPGIRAAVCHDHYSAHQCVEHDDVNLLCLGAQIVGDRVAFEILEAFLQARFSTAPQFRRRVQKLHDLERWAAQEILKEDAR, encoded by the coding sequence ATGAAGCTCGCCGTGGGCGGCGATCATGCCGGCTTTCCCCTGAAAGGGCCCGTCATTGAAAAGTTAAAAGCCTGGGGACACGAGGTGACCGACCACGGCACCCACAGCCCCGAGCCGGTGGACTTCCCCGACATCGCCCGCAAGGTCTGCCAGCAGATCCGCAGCGGCCAGGCCGAACGAGGCATCCTGGTCTGCGGAACCGGGGTGGGAGCGGCCATCGCCGGCAACAAATACCCCGGCATCCGGGCCGCGGTCTGCCACGACCACTACTCGGCCCACCAGTGTGTGGAGCACGACGACGTCAACCTGCTCTGCCTGGGTGCCCAAATCGTGGGCGACCGGGTGGCCTTTGAAATCCTCGAAGCTTTCCTACAGGCCCGCTTCAGCACGGCGCCCCAATTTCGGCGCCGGGTACAGAAGCTCCATGACCTGGAGCGCTGGGCAGCCCAGGAGATTCTGAAGGAGGATGCCCGGTGA
- a CDS encoding zinc-binding dehydrogenase, which yields MNKARVAVLPEIKTPAERPFQIREVEIPPLADGAVLGRMVMAGVCGTDVHILHGKVPVRTPAVLGHENVARVEAIGGDTPLYDVTGKQVQVGDLITWLPKSCMQCYNCTILGDPAKCERRIGYGGWVVPADQHPYLVGGFAEYVWILPGSDLVVLPPDLAPEAVVLGDALRIMVHGLERIGGLEYGDTVVIQGCGAVGLMGLILARDAGAGRVIVIGAPATRLALAREYGADETIDITQVPTPERIQQVLELTDGRGADVVFECAGVPAAVAEGLEMVRIDGRYLIAGHYGDAGTVPLNPHLINRKQITITGVWSAANKHFLRGLTLLRKVPLEKLVTHRFPLDAVNEALIAAERQETLKAVIVP from the coding sequence GTGAACAAGGCACGGGTGGCCGTGTTGCCGGAGATCAAAACGCCGGCCGAACGCCCTTTTCAAATCCGCGAGGTGGAGATCCCGCCCCTGGCCGATGGCGCCGTCTTGGGACGCATGGTCATGGCCGGGGTCTGCGGCACGGATGTCCACATCCTCCACGGCAAGGTGCCGGTGCGCACACCGGCCGTCCTGGGCCACGAGAACGTGGCCCGGGTGGAGGCCATCGGCGGCGATACCCCCCTCTACGACGTGACCGGCAAGCAGGTGCAGGTGGGCGACCTCATCACCTGGCTTCCCAAGTCCTGCATGCAGTGCTATAACTGCACCATCTTGGGCGATCCAGCGAAGTGCGAGCGACGAATCGGTTACGGCGGCTGGGTCGTCCCTGCGGACCAGCATCCCTACCTCGTTGGTGGCTTCGCCGAGTATGTCTGGATCCTGCCCGGCAGCGACCTGGTGGTACTGCCGCCAGATCTGGCCCCCGAGGCGGTCGTCCTGGGGGACGCGCTGCGCATCATGGTCCATGGCCTGGAACGCATCGGCGGCCTGGAGTATGGGGACACGGTGGTGATCCAGGGCTGTGGCGCGGTGGGGTTGATGGGCTTGATCCTGGCCAGGGACGCGGGCGCAGGCCGGGTGATTGTCATCGGTGCGCCGGCTACACGGCTGGCGTTGGCCCGGGAATACGGCGCCGACGAGACCATCGACATCACCCAGGTGCCGACACCGGAACGCATCCAGCAGGTGCTGGAGCTCACCGACGGCAGGGGGGCAGATGTGGTCTTCGAGTGCGCCGGTGTCCCGGCGGCCGTCGCTGAAGGCCTGGAGATGGTGCGTATCGACGGCCGCTACCTGATCGCCGGCCATTACGGGGACGCGGGCACGGTGCCCCTGAACCCCCACCTCATCAATCGCAAGCAGATCACCATCACTGGCGTCTGGTCGGCGGCCAACAAACACTTCCTCCGAGGACTCACCCTGTTGCGCAAGGTGCCCCTGGAGAAGCTGGTCACCCACCGCTTCCCCCTGGACGCGGTCAACGAGGCCCTCATCGCGGCCGAGCGCCAGGAGACCCTCAAAGCGGTGATCGTGCCGTAG
- a CDS encoding Ldh family oxidoreductase, whose protein sequence is MQEPAETRVPLPLLQQFCQEILQAVGLPAESAAMVADSLAQSDASGLFSHGAVRLLPVYTRRLRAGTMRTHPNIQVIRRRGSVALMDGDAGPGQVVGSRAMQLAMGMARENGVGVVGVRNSSHFGAGAYFTRQAVAQGLIGVALSNAPANMPPWGGRTPYLGTNPLSVGIPCGQETPVLLDMSTSVVARGKIVIAARTGSPIPEGWAIDRDGHPTRDPEAALAGAVLPMGGYKGSGLALVIDALCGVLTGAAFGVHIVNLYDDGDQVQNLGHFFMALDVEAFMPLATFQQRMDQFLQEIRAQPRMPGVERIYTPGEIEAEQARRHAEQGIPLPDLAELDRLAEELGVQKLSERLVQLK, encoded by the coding sequence ATGCAGGAACCGGCAGAGACACGGGTGCCGCTGCCCCTGTTGCAGCAATTTTGTCAGGAGATCTTGCAGGCAGTCGGCCTGCCGGCAGAGTCGGCGGCCATGGTGGCCGACTCGTTGGCCCAGTCCGACGCCAGCGGGCTCTTCAGCCACGGCGCCGTGCGCCTGCTGCCTGTCTATACCCGGCGCCTGCGGGCGGGCACCATGCGAACCCACCCCAACATCCAGGTCATCCGCCGACGGGGCAGCGTGGCCCTGATGGATGGCGATGCCGGCCCCGGGCAGGTGGTGGGCAGCCGGGCCATGCAGCTGGCCATGGGCATGGCCCGGGAGAACGGCGTGGGCGTGGTGGGGGTGCGCAACAGCTCCCACTTCGGCGCCGGCGCCTACTTCACCAGACAGGCCGTGGCCCAGGGGCTGATTGGCGTAGCCCTGAGCAACGCACCGGCCAACATGCCGCCCTGGGGCGGACGCACCCCCTATCTCGGGACCAACCCCCTGTCGGTCGGCATCCCCTGTGGTCAGGAAACGCCGGTGCTCCTGGACATGTCCACCAGCGTGGTGGCCCGGGGGAAGATCGTGATCGCAGCCAGAACAGGCAGCCCGATTCCTGAGGGCTGGGCCATCGACCGGGACGGCCACCCCACCCGGGATCCGGAAGCGGCGCTGGCCGGCGCGGTGCTGCCCATGGGCGGCTATAAGGGCTCGGGGCTGGCCCTGGTCATCGACGCCCTCTGTGGCGTGTTGACCGGCGCAGCCTTCGGCGTCCATATTGTCAACCTCTACGACGACGGCGACCAGGTCCAAAACCTGGGGCACTTCTTCATGGCCCTGGATGTGGAGGCCTTTATGCCCCTGGCCACCTTTCAGCAACGCATGGACCAATTCCTGCAGGAGATCCGGGCCCAGCCCCGCATGCCCGGCGTGGAGCGCATCTATACGCCGGGGGAAATCGAGGCAGAGCAGGCCCGCCGCCACGCCGAGCAAGGCATCCCCCTACCCGACCTGGCAGAATTGGACCGGCTGGCGGAAGAGCTGGGGGTCCAGAAACTATCTGAACGGCTCGTACAGCTGAAGTAA